The following coding sequences are from one Candidatus Anstonellales archaeon window:
- a CDS encoding V-type ATPase subunit: MISITHKTSNLKIPKPSLISRLLGKIKNRSLIYGYSNARIHAMKASLLSTNQIEKLLYSENINSLIGLLEQTSYKKDISQLAIKYTKEELVEHAINHHFCREIQKVLKIAPNGSKPVLTAMLQRYDISNIKTILLAKALQKKKEEFIDLLMPAGQLSMRFFEKMIDAEDTIEAAKMLVGTDFEIPHEILQRGNVHEMIKHIEKNYYSSIFERTFISEYEDTKLHDFSTLEIDKKNILDNLRCKLFTAQGHECAIKKGGKRPFIGRITESTLNRIHSLPTIEDEIKEVEKILGIEGLNEKYNQHKSIAFIELEIEKRVSQKLLHSFHKSILSIGTLIGYILLKEEEINNIRKITRGKQYGLPTELIKDMLVIIS, translated from the coding sequence GTGATTAGCATAACTCATAAGACTTCAAATCTAAAAATACCAAAGCCAAGTCTAATCTCTCGCCTTCTTGGGAAGATAAAAAACCGCTCCCTTATTTATGGTTACTCAAATGCGCGCATACATGCAATGAAGGCGTCACTTCTTAGCACAAATCAAATAGAAAAGCTTCTTTATTCTGAAAACATAAATTCACTTATAGGACTTCTTGAACAGACCTCTTACAAAAAAGACATCTCCCAACTTGCAATAAAATATACAAAAGAAGAACTTGTTGAGCATGCAATAAACCATCATTTCTGTCGCGAAATTCAGAAAGTCCTTAAGATAGCTCCAAATGGCTCAAAACCAGTTCTTACAGCCATGCTTCAGCGCTACGATATATCAAATATTAAGACTATCCTGCTTGCTAAAGCCTTGCAAAAGAAAAAAGAAGAATTTATCGACTTGCTCATGCCTGCAGGGCAGCTTAGCATGAGGTTTTTTGAAAAGATGATAGATGCAGAGGACACCATTGAGGCAGCAAAGATGCTTGTCGGCACTGACTTTGAGATTCCTCACGAAATTTTGCAAAGAGGGAATGTTCATGAAATGATAAAGCATATTGAAAAAAACTACTACTCATCCATTTTTGAGAGAACATTTATAAGCGAGTACGAAGACACAAAACTTCACGACTTTTCTACACTAGAAATAGATAAAAAAAACATATTGGACAACTTAAGGTGCAAGCTCTTTACTGCTCAGGGACACGAATGTGCAATAAAAAAAGGGGGAAAACGGCCATTTATTGGCAGAATAACGGAATCAACGCTTAATCGTATCCACTCACTCCCTACGATTGAGGATGAAATAAAAGAAGTTGAGAAGATTTTGGGTATCGAAGGACTAAATGAAAAATACAACCAACATAAATCTATTGCTTTTATAGAGTTGGAAATAGAAAAACGTGTTTCACAAAAACTGCTACACTCCTTCCACAAAAGCATTCTTTCAATAGGTACTCTTATTGGATATATCCTACTAAAAGAAGAGGAGATAAATAACATAAGAAAGATAACACGGGGCAAGCAATACGGACTTCCAACTGAGCTAATAAAAGACATGCTTGTAATCATAAGCTAA
- a CDS encoding V-type ATP synthase subunit F codes for MDESKKEIVVVGDSATVRGFRLAGIDKTFSVTENEEGCKKIIELISQQDVGLIITTDNLVESCERRIKQKIASTVKPIIITVPGIRGPIEEEESISKLIKRALGISLNMGNSNQKEGENGRAL; via the coding sequence ATGGATGAATCAAAGAAAGAAATTGTAGTGGTAGGCGATAGCGCTACAGTGAGAGGTTTTCGATTAGCCGGAATAGATAAAACTTTTTCTGTAACTGAAAATGAGGAAGGTTGTAAAAAAATCATCGAGCTCATCTCACAGCAAGATGTGGGACTGATAATTACAACAGATAACCTTGTCGAGAGCTGCGAAAGAAGAATAAAACAAAAAATAGCAAGTACGGTTAAGCCAATTATAATCACTGTTCCAGGAATTAGGGGGCCTATCGAAGAGGAGGAGTCAATTTCAAAATTAATAAAGAGAGCATTAGGCATCTCGCTTAACATGGGAAACTCTAATCAAAAGGAGGGAGAAAATGGGAGAGCTCTATAA